Part of the Perca fluviatilis chromosome 22, GENO_Pfluv_1.0, whole genome shotgun sequence genome, cacacacacacacagtaacagtaTGAAGTGTCCAGCTGTGGCTGCTGAAGGTCAGCTGATGATCACCTGAGCAGGTCCCCCCCCTTTTTGGCCATCTCGTCCACCCCCCCCTCGGGGATCTTGGTGAAGTTGGACAGGTCGTTGCCGCTGCAGTAGAAATCACCGGCACCTGCAGCCCCCCCCACACAGACATTAGAGACCAGTTCAGCTGAGACATATATTAACTAACGCTAATGAGAACTAAATATGGATGTTAAGATTCTGacattcctctcctccttttcttttgtttctagGCCTTTCCCCTTTTCATTTCCTCCCTtgctttcctcctctccttccctgAAGACAGCTACCATcaaagttttctgaaatgttgtgtattaaatatgcaaatgaggcatcaTCTAGAGACAGTGGAGTCAAATCACCTGTCTGAGAGAAGACATGAAATGGAAGATAAAGAGCACTACATATCTAAAATAACTCGCGCATGgagacatgtgtgtgtgtgtgtgtgtgtgtgtgtgtctgtctgtgtgtatatgagtctgtgtctctgtgtgtgtgtgtgtgtgtgtgtttctctgtgcgtgtgtgtgtctgtctgggtgtgtattccgtgtctgtgtgtgtgtgtgtgtgtgtctcatgttgGGGGGCAGCTTGGCGTAGGCCTTCAGGCGGCTCCAGACCTCcgactgtgtgtttctctgtgcgtgtgtgtgtctgtgtgtgtgtgtgtgtgtgttctctgtgtgtgtgtgtgtgtgtgtttgtgtgtgtgtgtgtgtgtgttctctgtgtgtgtgtgtgtgtgtgtgtgtgtgtgtgtgtgtgtgtgtgtgtctgtgtctgtgtgtgttctctgtgtgtctgtgtgtgtgtgtgtgtatatatgtgttgtgtctgtctgtgtgtatatgagtctctgtgtgtctctgtgtgtgtgtgtgtgtgtctctgtgtgtgtgtgtgtgtgtgtgtatatatgtgttgtgtctgtgtgtgtgtatatgagtctctgtgtgtctctgtgtgtgtgtgtgtatgtgtctctgtgtgtgtgtgtgtgtgtgtgtgtgtgtgtgtgtgtgtgtgtgtgtgtctgtgtgtgtgttctctgtgtgtgtgttctctgtgtgtgtgttctctgtgtgtatgtgtctctgtgtgtgtgtgtttctctgtgcgtctcggtgtgtgttctctgtgtgtgtgtgtgtgtgtgtgtgtgtgtgttctctgtgtgtgtgttctctgtgtgtgtgttctctgtgtgtatgtgtctctgtgtgtgtgtgttctgtcgttcgtgtgtgtgtctctgtgtgtgtgtgtgtgtgtctctgtgtgtgtgtgttctctgtgcgttcggtgtgtgttctctgtgtgtgtgtgtgtgtgtgtgtgtgtgtgtgtcctgtgcgTCTcggtgtgtgttctctgtgtgtgtgtgtgtgtgtgtgtgtacctgtaaaAACGGTGATGACCGAGTCGTCTTTAGCCGCCTGCTCTAGAGCTGCGATGATGTCGTTGTACAtctgaaagaaaagagacgtcAGAGTTACCTCAACTCCTTTCATCCTCCAACTCCTGCATGACTAAACATTCATTATGCATTTTAAATCCATCAAATAAAGTTCAGAgtatatatttttcaaaaacatgTCTTGAAAACATTAGTTTGTAcagtttttacacacacacacacacgaacacacacacacacaacaacaacacacacaaaaaaaaccacaaaacaaaaaaaacaaaaacacacacacacacaacacacacacacacacgaaacacacaacacacaaagagaacacacacaaaaacaaacacaaacacaaacaaccacacacaagagaaacacaaacaacaaagaagaaaacacacacacacaaacacaacagagacacacacacacaacacacaaaacacagagagagagaccccgaacacacacacacagaacacacacacacacacacacaagacacacacacacacacagaagagacaacacacacacacacacacacacacacacacacctcggtGGTGATGGCGTTCTTCTTGGCCGGTCGGTTCAGTTTGATGGTGGTGATGTCATCCTCCGTGGTGACCAATAACGTCTCGTACGTCGTCCCGCTCCCAGCAGGCTTTGCAACCACGGAGGTCCCGCCTTCTGCCGTCACCAGGGAGCCAATCAGGTCGCAGTATTGCTGCCTGGCTTCATCctgagagacacaaagacagtttTTAGAGCTTCTTTAAAAGAGGACCGGGAACTTTAATTTGGTTGTTTTTTCAATGTCTGTTTCACTGAACaccaaatatttattattttacctttTGAGCTTCCTGCTATTATAAAAAAATCTGTCAATCAAGGCATAGTAAGGAGTCTGTGTGGGTGAGATCGCCTTGAAAAGTGACCAATCAGAAGAGAGTATTCAGATCCTCATCATCTCAGCGTGACTTGTAGCtcttatattgtcggctagtttactttaatcaaacatcagattttataaactacatgtgttctgtgtccagtaatcttaatgtgtaaagtaactagtaactaaagctggaacagatgaatgtagcgaattaactaaagtaactagtaactaaagctgtaacagatgaatgtagtggagtaactaaagtaactagtaactaaagctggaacagatgaatgtagcggagtaactaaagtaactagtaactaaagctggaacagatgaatgtagcggagtaactaaagtaactagtaactaaagctataacagatgaatgtagtggagtaactaaagtaactagtaactaaagctggaacagatgaatgtagcgaagtaactaaagtaactagtaactaaagctggaacagatgaatgtagcgagtaactaaagtaactagtaactaaagatggaacagatgaatgtagtggagtaactaaagtaactagtaactaaagctgtaacagatgaatgtagcggagtaactaaagtaactagtaactaaagctggaacagatgaatgtagcggagtaactaaagtaactagtaactaaagctggaacagatgaatgtaaggagtaactaaagtaactagtaactaaagctgtaacaggctAATGTAggaggtaactaaagtaactagtaactaaagctggaacagacgaatgtagaggagtaactaaagtaactagtaactaaagctggaacagatgaatgtagaggagtaactaaagtaactagtaactaaagctggaacagatgaatgtagtggaagtaactaaagtaactattaactaaagctggaacagatgaatgtagcgaagtaagtaactaaagtaactagtaactaaagctggaacagatgaatgtagagggagtaactaaagtaactgtaactaaagtaactagtaactaaagctggaacagatgaatgtagaggagtaactaaagtaactagtaactaaagtaactattaactaaagctggaacagatgaatgtagaggagtaactaaagtaactagtaactaaaaaaaaaaaaaaaagtaactagtaactaaagctggaacagatgaatgtagaggagtaactaaagtccaatatttatctctgaaatgtagcggagtagaagtagaaagtggcatgaaaagaaaaagtacCTCAACagtacagtcacacacacacacacacacacacacacacacacacacacacacacacacacacacacacacacacacacacacacacacacacacacacacacacacacacacacacacacctacaccgtGATATGGATCCCAGAGATTTCCAAGCGTCCCATTTCACCTTGTTGACAAAGTCCAGCATGCCCGGTTTGGGGGTGTTGCAGGGACCCTGAGTGGCCtgcagagaggggaggggggggggggtaaacaTGTGACAAACTGTAGGAAAAGCTGCTGTTAAATATACTGACACAATGTACaacaggggggtcaaactcagtttcccagagggccacactggaaagagagaatcccaccgagggccagacatggagagtttattgaagcgcttttgtcactttcttttacattttgggagcttttctcctcatttttgttggttttgatccgacttttttgtggctttctcagacatttgtcacctttttgtaaatttgttgcctttttagacatttttgtacactttttgttgacatgaagccctccaaaagtcatcaaaagagttccttagcaatcgtagaatttagccaatcaagcaaaacaaagattacgttttctttttaacaacaACTTGTTCACAGCCTGGATATGAAAactgtctctctgcttctgggggaatttatgagtctcagagtcggcaaatctgccaaattttGATTTGAATGTCACGTAATTGCCTTTTTAAAAGAACACCTCCCTGTGTTTAtagtttggcgcacaactaggcaggcaaacatttattttgaccCCAAACTGACTGGGCctgatttggcccgcgggccttgggTTTGACTCATGGGTTTGctatcctccatcataacagcaatgctggATTTTGGTtgattgcacgttacgcccaaaacacacctctgattaatgaagacactaaggacaaccctttagaaccaggcgcccagCACACAGACCCTTTATTCCactgtcaaactagcaaaagtggatttggacacgccctaaacacacctggacCAGATGCTCCACGCTGTGGTCtcagatggttaaaataggACCCTGTGTGTCATTCAGAAAACAAGATAAGAGTTTACTGCAAAACGTGGATGGGCAAAATGATTGGTTTTCTCAATTACAAattttttgtgatcgttaggaaCCAAAATATCGCGATCCAAATTTGATTAACTGTGCAGCCCTGTTCACACTAATCACATAAACTGGACTCATGCATTTCTGAAGCTGGAGCACAGcagagctgtctgtctgtctgtctgtctgtctgtctgtctgtctgtctgcgcgTGCATGTGCATGAATGACATGTATGCATgtccttccccctctctctcccctttcatgtcttcagctgtcctgtcaaataaagacctaaaatgcccccaaaaaaatctttaaaaacaaactggACTCTAGTGGACTTTGGCACGGATCGACCAACCGTGCTCGGGAACGGTACTCAGCGTTCACACTAATCAAACTGGACTTTAGAGTCCAGTGTAGTCCGTGTGCCCAGGATCCCTGATGATGGGACTGATttatatattccattatattttctaTTGCCATAGTGTCTCCGTTTGTGCGTATGTGTTGTTGTcctaatgtgtgtctgtgcacttTCACCTGTGTCTACGGTGTATGCTAattgtattatgtttttctCATGCCATCAACCTGCCAGTCGTCCTGATCTGCAACAGTGGTTGTGTCCTTTTACATGTCTATGCCTTTATGTCTTTCttgtttaatgtatatttgttgtAGTGTATCTGTTGTTTTAAGGCATTAACatgctagggactgcagatgaaaattagcctgtatggctaaatctggcacatttacatgttggactctgtactcatgttgattaatgtgtgttaatTAATGTGATTAATGTGTCCGTTTTAAATCGAGAAATCTGAAATCTGATTTGGAGTCATCCAACAGCTTCAGGAGAACCCCTGTTGTCTCCAGTTTATATTGCATCCTGTTGCTGAACACACAGTCTGAAAgaagacctgtgtgtgtgtgtgtgtgtgtgtgtgtgtgtgtgtgtgtgtgtgtgtgtgtaccctgtctgaaagaagacatgttgaACAACGTCCCTGTACCTGTTTGAAGAGAGCGTAGATCTTGAGTTTGGCCTCGTTCCCCGGGTCGTTCTTCAGCGTTGACAGTTTGGTCTTGGCCTGCTCAAACTGCTCCACCGTCGCTGCTGCAAACACATGAAACGTAAAGCCAACTTCAACTTCGGTCATAGAATGGAAAATCAGCGTGGAATTAAAGGCAGAGAGAATAAGCATTTAccaagtaacgttacctgaattTAATAAACCATTTTTGTGAAGTGTGTTTGTGCTCTAATAACataaaatgataaaacattTGTCACATTTAGAGCTCTTTTGCTATGaaactaaaaatacaaaataaagtaaattaaacTGTAGCCACAGAGAGTATTTATTTATGGACGTTACGGCATTTGATTATAATCCCACGAACAGACAAGAACAAATGCAGAGAATTTTTAATGGCCCatacacgtttttttttttttttttatgtcggattttttatttatttcttttaaacgTAACAAAAAACCGTAAAAAAAACCCcgtcaaaaatgtaaaaaataatgtctAAAGAACGTCAAAAACATCAAGCAGCAACTCAAATCTTGATTTGAGAATACGGAAAGCAGCAACAATTTAAAATCTGTCCTATCTATATCATCGCGACGTTCAACAACCTTagcgcatattttcctcatatcgtgcagccctattgtAAACATTACTGTTGCTGCGCTAGAAACCATCATTTAgcctatttatatttaaaatattaaattatatttggGTTCTGAATTTAAAGACAACCAGACTGACATCTGAAATGTATAGCTAGTACGCTCCACTACAATATCTGTTGATTTATCGGAAGTgatatcgtcatcgcaatatttAACAATGTTATCGCACATCGCAGATTTTCCACATATCGTGCAGGCCTTAGTGGGAACCCTGAAGAAGTTAGCGTGAAGAAGTAAATGGCGAGGAGCTGAAAGTGATGATGTTTGGGATGCAGGTGGAGCAGCAGATACTCACCCATCAGAGGAGAGGCTGTGGTGTGGATCTTCAGACTGGGATTAGTGGAGAACCGGACCAAGCTGCTGACACAAGACAACATTTACTGACTGCACACTAGGGTTGGGCAGTAATAcagtgtggtggaagttttccatgaagcagcagggttagtgctattcatgataaaatcaaaacgaataacgactgtttgagaattaaaccaaagtttggtctttgagtatttatttacatttgcaaatggagaaaacagtttcaaaggtacacgcagcacaactgaaaatgactTCCTAAcctaaaatctaaacatcaaaacatcatATAGGGAAGAAAgtccgttaagccacccctctaaatgtatcttttagtatggccatagttgaagaGAGGACATCATtaacagtcacaccattgtctcaccttcccctctgctctctgttcttttcattagtctaaacaacagtttatctcaggagacagaaacctacgtagttctcactgtcgtaaacagtcatTGGCCTTCTCCtcttctatctaagcaaaaagacaacaatgtgaggaGCTTCAAgctagtaaaactaaataacgCTCTaggctatagttcacggttgccaactatttcacttaaagtcttctgaatctacacatgaagaagctaaatcttgtggcgttataaaacaatctttaaacaaatggttaaaataaaatttgccaccacaacaGTAtaccgcggggtcttaaaacaACTGATAACAACGGTATCAGTGTCAATaccgtcattaaaaaaaaatgcaatgcactTATATAGGAGACaaggattaaatattaaatataatttatgtaattatgtgtggttgtcatcacgtgacagtgtggaggaggaagtagtgtttttgtaagttgttattgttattattgttccAGTATTAGTGTTTGGGATTCAGTTTCTGAACGGTGTACAAGACAACGGTTTGGTGACGCCATCTGAGCCGTGCGTCATAATGTTTAATTAGTCACGGTAACACCGTATACCGCGGTACAATAGGGAGGAGGTCTGACGGTATCATAATTTGGATACCGCCCAACCCTGCTGCACACTTACAGGACCGCCTTAAAGCTGGTGCATGCTTGTTGCGTTCAGCGCGGTCGGAGCTCTGAGGTCAGCGTGCGTGCTCGCAGCGAAACAAAGCGCCCGGTCGTTCAAACCGACTCCTTCTCTCCTGTAGCCAATCAGTGCAAGGCGGCCTATGGGACCTCGTCCGCATTGTTACAAAATCTTAGTGGAGCTCTGCGATCAGACCCTCCACGCCCTGACCAATAAGAGGAGGGAATGTTcttgtagggctgctcgattatggaaaaaaatataaatcacgattatttcggtcaatattgaaatcacgataatttaacacgattactcgttgacttctggaaagatgttgcaattattgaacttaaaaaaacagttgaaaaagttacataaatcaacagtaaaaaaaaacgaaaaaaacaaacaaacatacaactgtgaaatttgccgtaatacttttcctattgaaactttattttttcattcagaacacaagagaaaataagagttaacTTGCAAAaagtaatgagctaaataatagtttttctcaattattctgtttttgtgatcattgggagccgaaattataatcacgattacattaagattaattgcacagccctatgttcttgTGTGATTTGTAAGGACGTATTTTGGTTTATGtaactcatcaactgattcggaccaaagcaaacgaactacaggtgtgaaaacgcccttaacGCAGGAAAAACCTGCTCAGGTGTAGATTTCGGATTTATTTAGCAAAgggtatatttgtttttgtaaaacaaCCCACTACCCCAAGAGAGGTTCAGGGGGCTCAAAACATGTACGTAAAACAGAGAATTGTGCTACATGTGGGGGTTAAAGAAACAACAGCAGGGGGGGAATATGGATAGATTTTGACTGTCATGTCGtttatgtagatttaaactttgGAGATTTTTTCAtgatgttttgaatatgcagaAAGTTTAGAACAATGCAAGAGAATAACCATAgtttgatgcagaaaaggcaccaGCACTCTCCGCAATTTTCAAAGATCTGTATcacaaatatgggtttctttcaaccaaattgcccaaaaataacatgcataGTTCCATACTCGAAATGGGCTGtaattatccatcaacatacgtTCCCCTATGAACTAGTAGCTaaaataattcatcatttcTAGGTCTTTTAACAAAAAATGTAGGCAGAATTTAATATGAATGAGGTTTATGACTTCCAAAAATAAGTATAAAACTAGCGGTGataagttggaatgaagttggcttTAGAAGATGTAACAGTCTATTGGAAAATGTACACTTTACAAAACAAACTTTGCAAAACAGaccgggtcaattttgacctgagaagacaacacaagggttaaactaaACCTGCACCCTTGGTGTCCACAGTGTTACATGAAAAGAATCTGGAGCCAAggtcccaccagactccatgtacataatcaggacttttatcatcgtaaaacacacttcattcaaagtggacagaaactaaataaaactatcaaaagccgtcttggttcatctttccactgttccaacaatcaccactctggtttggttgaaataaacccttaattcacttatttacatgtggagatatgctggctctatacacgctaaaagtcctgattatttagatggagtctggtggagatatgctggctctatacacgctaaaagtcctgattatttagatggagtctggtggagatatgctggctctatacacgctaaaagtcctgattatttacatggagtctggtggagatatgctggctctatacacgctaaaagtcctgattatttacatggagtctggtggagatatgctggctctatacacgctaaaagtcctgattatttagatggagtctggtggagatatgctggctctatacac contains:
- the eci2 gene encoding enoyl-CoA delta isomerase 2, mitochondrial isoform X1; protein product: MAGVALKLSAPWRFVKLRSLVRFSTNPSLKIHTTASPLMAATVEQFEQAKTKLSTLKNDPGNEAKLKIYALFKQATQGPCNTPKPGMLDFVNKVKWDAWKSLGSISQDEARQQYCDLIGSLVTAEGGTSVVAKPAGSGTTYETLLVTTEDDITTIKLNRPAKKNAITTEMYNDIIAALEQAAKDDSVITVFTGAGDFYCSGNDLSNFTKIPEGGVDEMAKKGGDLLREYVKAYIDFPKPLVAVVNGPAVGISVTVLGLFDLVYATDRATFHTPFSQLGQSAEGCSSYTFPKIMGNAKASEMLLFNKKLTAAQACELGLVTEVFPDSSFQSEVWSRLKAYAKLPPNSLALSKQLIRSMEKDRLHAVNDAEVERLMERWTSDECFNAVMSFFQAKAKL
- the eci2 gene encoding enoyl-CoA delta isomerase 2, mitochondrial isoform X2, whose protein sequence is MAGVALKLSAPWRFVKLRSLVRFSTNPSLKIHTTASPLMATVEQFEQAKTKLSTLKNDPGNEAKLKIYALFKQATQGPCNTPKPGMLDFVNKVKWDAWKSLGSISQDEARQQYCDLIGSLVTAEGGTSVVAKPAGSGTTYETLLVTTEDDITTIKLNRPAKKNAITTEMYNDIIAALEQAAKDDSVITVFTGAGDFYCSGNDLSNFTKIPEGGVDEMAKKGGDLLREYVKAYIDFPKPLVAVVNGPAVGISVTVLGLFDLVYATDRATFHTPFSQLGQSAEGCSSYTFPKIMGNAKASEMLLFNKKLTAAQACELGLVTEVFPDSSFQSEVWSRLKAYAKLPPNSLALSKQLIRSMEKDRLHAVNDAEVERLMERWTSDECFNAVMSFFQAKAKL